A single window of Methanoculleus oceani DNA harbors:
- a CDS encoding chloride channel protein, producing MQIEETVTPYRRIILIAVIVGLISGIGALFFFEGLKLGTAFFMEGIIGFHLPKEGQTLQDIGQWAPPDHLWMILPVICFGGLLSGLLVYTFAPEAEGHGTDAAIKAFHGEGRVRWRVPLVKAITAVLTISTGGSAGREGPTAQMSAGFGSIAADLLGLSARERRLAIATGVGAGIGTIFMAPLGGAILAAEILYKQDFEAEAIVPAFLASVIGYAIFGLVEGFEPVFGPGVVFWNVTQIPFFILLGVVSTAVGLLYIHTFYGANKVFKGIFSRFNLPNHFRPLAGAFLTGTLVLALAALSPEAAIVGLGSLGTGYGFTQLALYNMLPIGVLLFLPFAKILTTSLTIGSGGSGGVFAPGLVIGGATGGAFGSLLHLALPGIVPVESVPVFVVVGMIALFGAISHAPIAVMIMVVEMTGDFSLLVPAMGAVSVAVLLIGQSTIFHEQVLNRSRSAAHRDEYMVEILQDIHVGDIMVPRDRIVAVSPDDTTGRVLHLIDETLHTGFPVLDGEGKLVGIIALDDIRDHRINGEHAVPVENLMSSRVFTVHPACTLREALDLMTEHDIHHLPVVPAEDPRTLSGFVARTDVMKAYVRRASQLEGKRRLTGNSTLIEPEMTAENSPDGKKGSMVDS from the coding sequence ATGCAGATCGAGGAAACCGTCACTCCCTACAGGAGGATCATACTTATCGCCGTCATTGTCGGGCTCATCTCCGGTATCGGCGCTCTGTTCTTTTTCGAAGGGCTGAAACTAGGGACTGCGTTTTTCATGGAGGGCATCATCGGGTTCCACCTCCCGAAGGAAGGGCAGACACTCCAGGATATCGGTCAGTGGGCCCCTCCCGATCATCTCTGGATGATCCTCCCCGTCATCTGTTTCGGAGGGCTCCTCTCCGGCCTCCTGGTCTACACCTTCGCTCCGGAGGCGGAAGGACACGGGACAGACGCGGCAATAAAGGCGTTTCATGGAGAGGGACGGGTACGCTGGCGCGTCCCCCTCGTCAAAGCAATCACTGCCGTCCTGACCATCTCGACAGGGGGGAGCGCCGGGCGTGAAGGGCCGACTGCACAGATGTCGGCCGGTTTCGGCTCGATCGCCGCCGATCTACTGGGCCTCTCCGCCCGTGAGCGGAGGCTTGCCATCGCCACCGGTGTCGGCGCCGGAATCGGCACGATCTTCATGGCGCCTCTCGGGGGGGCAATTCTCGCTGCGGAGATCCTCTACAAACAGGACTTCGAAGCGGAAGCAATCGTTCCCGCCTTCCTTGCCTCCGTCATCGGATACGCCATCTTCGGTCTGGTTGAGGGGTTCGAACCGGTCTTCGGCCCCGGAGTAGTCTTCTGGAACGTCACCCAGATTCCGTTCTTCATCCTCCTCGGCGTAGTCTCGACAGCAGTCGGCCTGCTGTACATCCACACATTCTACGGGGCAAACAAGGTATTCAAAGGAATATTCAGCCGATTCAACCTTCCAAATCACTTCAGACCCCTTGCCGGGGCATTCCTCACCGGCACGCTCGTTCTTGCTCTTGCGGCTCTCTCTCCCGAAGCGGCAATCGTCGGGCTCGGCAGTCTCGGCACCGGATACGGCTTTACCCAGCTCGCGCTCTATAACATGCTCCCGATCGGAGTGCTGCTCTTCCTCCCGTTTGCAAAGATCCTGACAACGTCGCTCACCATCGGCTCCGGAGGAAGCGGCGGCGTCTTCGCACCCGGACTGGTGATCGGCGGGGCGACGGGAGGCGCATTCGGATCCCTGCTGCACCTCGCCCTCCCCGGGATCGTGCCCGTCGAATCGGTGCCGGTCTTCGTTGTCGTCGGGATGATCGCTCTCTTCGGTGCGATCTCCCACGCGCCGATCGCGGTCATGATCATGGTCGTGGAGATGACCGGCGATTTCTCCCTGCTTGTGCCGGCAATGGGTGCCGTCTCCGTGGCGGTCCTTCTCATCGGTCAGTCTACCATCTTCCACGAGCAGGTGCTGAACCGATCCCGGTCGGCCGCTCACCGGGATGAGTATATGGTCGAAATTCTCCAGGATATTCACGTGGGCGACATTATGGTGCCCCGTGACCGGATCGTCGCCGTATCGCCCGATGACACCACCGGGCGGGTGCTCCACCTGATCGACGAGACACTGCATACCGGGTTTCCGGTGCTCGATGGGGAAGGGAAGCTCGTCGGCATCATCGCTCTCGATGATATCAGAGATCACCGGATAAACGGCGAGCACGCCGTACCGGTGGAGAATCTCATGAGTTCGCGGGTGTTCACCGTGCATCCTGCCTGTACGCTACGTGAGGCTCTGGATCTGATGACCGAACACGATATCCATCACCTGCCCGTCGTCCCGGCGGAGGACCCGAGGACACTCTCGGGATTTGTCGCACGAACGGACGTCATGAAGGCCTATGTCAGGAGAGCGTCGCAGTTAGAGGGAAAACGCCGCCTTACCGGGAACAGCACCCTGATCGAACCGGAAATGACGGCAGAAAACAGCCCTGACGGAAAAAAGGGATCGATGGTTGACAGTTGA
- a CDS encoding Coenzyme F420 hydrogenase/dehydrogenase, beta subunit C-terminal domain, giving the protein MAGKGDLLYAWTTDDELRERAETGGAVTALLRHALESGMVDAVFAVRKGADVYDALPALITDPAEIGGIAGSLHCGTLLLPKQMRRCLLSTEPNMRIATVLKGCDVKAIYEMAKRGQVNLDNIIVIGLNCGGTIRPETARIIVREKLGLDPDDVVKEEIDKGKFIVITKDGQHASVSIDELEEGAEDLLGSEGLGRRSNCRRCKIKIPRQADLACGNWGVIGDKAGNATFVEVCSEKGANLLNGAVQTGAVATEPANPKGVEIRGKVENAMLKLGDRWRERYFGALGEGTERLNKIREQTSRCIKCYSCIENCPICYCIDCSTKKDYLVEPGVIPPPFMFHLIRFAHISDSCVNCGQCEELCPVEISNSVFLHAIQTDLEKLFGFHPGEDMTPPVLALVEERSERDRLIATGSDQIFDIFK; this is encoded by the coding sequence ATGGCAGGAAAAGGCGATTTACTCTATGCATGGACGACGGACGACGAACTCCGGGAGAGGGCGGAGACGGGCGGAGCGGTCACCGCGCTGCTGCGCCACGCCCTCGAGAGCGGCATGGTCGACGCGGTCTTTGCGGTCAGGAAGGGTGCGGACGTCTACGACGCGCTGCCGGCGCTGATCACCGACCCCGCCGAGATTGGGGGGATTGCGGGGTCGCTTCACTGCGGCACCCTGCTCCTCCCCAAACAGATGCGGCGGTGCCTTCTTTCCACCGAGCCGAACATGCGGATCGCCACCGTCCTCAAAGGCTGCGACGTCAAGGCGATCTACGAGATGGCCAAGCGCGGCCAGGTCAATCTCGACAACATCATCGTCATCGGCCTCAACTGCGGCGGCACCATCCGGCCGGAGACGGCGCGGATCATCGTCCGGGAGAAGCTCGGGCTCGACCCCGACGACGTGGTCAAAGAGGAGATCGACAAAGGAAAGTTCATCGTCATCACGAAGGACGGCCAGCACGCCTCCGTCTCGATCGACGAACTCGAAGAGGGAGCGGAGGACCTCCTCGGGAGCGAAGGCCTCGGCCGCCGGTCCAACTGCCGCCGGTGCAAGATCAAGATCCCGCGCCAGGCGGATCTGGCCTGCGGCAACTGGGGGGTCATTGGCGATAAGGCCGGAAACGCCACCTTCGTCGAGGTCTGCTCTGAGAAGGGAGCGAACCTCCTCAACGGTGCCGTGCAGACCGGGGCGGTCGCCACCGAACCCGCGAACCCGAAGGGTGTCGAGATCCGCGGCAAGGTCGAGAACGCGATGCTGAAACTCGGCGACAGGTGGCGGGAACGCTACTTCGGGGCGCTCGGCGAGGGCACGGAGCGCCTGAACAAGATCAGGGAGCAGACGAGCCGGTGCATCAAGTGCTACTCCTGCATCGAGAACTGCCCGATCTGCTACTGCATCGACTGCAGCACGAAGAAGGATTACCTGGTCGAACCCGGCGTCATCCCGCCGCCGTTCATGTTCCACCTGATCCGGTTCGCACACATCTCGGACTCCTGCGTCAACTGCGGCCAGTGCGAGGAGCTCTGCCCCGTGGAGATCTCGAACTCGGTCTTCCTCCACGCAATCCAGACCGATCTCGAGAAGCTCTTCGGGTTCCACCCCGGCGAGGATATGACCCCGCCGGTGCTTGCGCTCGTCGAGGAGCGATCGGAGCGCGACCGGCTCATCGCCACCGGGAGCGACCAGATCTTCGATATCTTCAAGTGA
- the fdhF gene encoding formate dehydrogenase subunit alpha, translated as MEIKYVSTTCPYCGTGCGFNLVVRDGKVFDVAHWQRAPVNGGKLCPKGRYAHEFINSPDRLTKPLIKKDGKFVEATWDEAYDLIAEKFRSYKPDEIACLSSARTSNEENYLMQKFARVALKTPHVDHCARLCHASTVAGLAAVFGSGAMTNSIKDIADSKCVFVLGSNTFEQHPLIARSIIRARESGAKVIVADPRNTPTAKQADLYMPFVSGTDVAILNGLMQEIIKNGWEDREFIAQRTKDFEKLKEVVMKDIYSLENVSKTSGIPVESLRTAAEWIAQADVAALIYSMGITQHTVGVDNVKSTANLMMLTGNLGKPGSGVNPLRGQNNVQGACDMGALPNVYSGYQKVTDEATRKKMMEMWGVDDIAEGRIGYTVTEMVNLLADKPGELKAMYVMGENPMLSDPDLHHVEEGLRNLEFLVVQDIFMTETAELADVVLPAACYAEKDGTQTNTERRVQRWKKAQDPPGEAKSDWQIICELGSRLGYEKQFAFESPEAVFEEVAAVTPSYHGISYARLDPDGLHWPCPTEEHPGTPILHREKFAMPDGLGVFSPIEWKPPAEVPDAEYPYVLTTGRTLWQWHTGTMTRRSWSLEKEAPIGWIEINSEDAKELGIKDDEVVRASTRRGSVEIPARVTPEIIRGVMFIPFHYKEHPANRLTHNALDPIAKIPEFKACAVKVEKIAEV; from the coding sequence ATGGAAATAAAGTATGTATCGACGACATGCCCGTACTGTGGCACCGGGTGCGGGTTCAACCTCGTCGTCCGCGACGGCAAGGTCTTTGACGTGGCGCACTGGCAGCGCGCCCCGGTCAACGGGGGCAAACTCTGCCCCAAAGGACGCTACGCCCATGAATTCATCAACAGCCCGGACCGCCTGACAAAGCCGCTCATCAAGAAGGACGGCAAATTCGTCGAGGCGACCTGGGACGAGGCCTACGACCTGATCGCGGAGAAGTTCAGGTCCTACAAACCCGACGAGATAGCCTGCCTCTCCTCCGCCCGGACCTCGAACGAGGAGAACTACCTGATGCAGAAGTTCGCCCGGGTGGCGCTCAAGACCCCGCACGTCGACCACTGCGCCCGGCTCTGCCACGCATCCACCGTCGCGGGACTCGCGGCGGTCTTCGGGTCCGGTGCGATGACCAACTCGATCAAGGACATCGCCGACTCGAAGTGCGTCTTCGTCCTCGGTTCCAACACCTTCGAGCAGCACCCGCTCATCGCGCGGAGCATCATTCGCGCGAGAGAGAGCGGCGCGAAGGTGATCGTGGCCGACCCGCGCAACACCCCGACCGCCAAGCAGGCCGACCTCTACATGCCGTTCGTCTCCGGGACCGACGTCGCCATCTTAAACGGCCTGATGCAGGAGATCATCAAAAACGGCTGGGAGGACAGGGAGTTCATCGCACAGAGAACGAAGGACTTCGAGAAACTCAAGGAGGTCGTCATGAAGGATATCTACAGCCTTGAAAACGTCTCGAAGACCTCCGGTATCCCCGTCGAGAGCCTCAGGACCGCCGCCGAGTGGATCGCACAGGCCGACGTCGCCGCGCTCATCTACTCGATGGGCATCACCCAGCACACCGTCGGCGTCGACAACGTCAAATCGACCGCCAACCTGATGATGCTCACCGGCAACCTGGGCAAGCCCGGCAGCGGCGTGAACCCGCTCCGCGGCCAGAACAACGTTCAGGGCGCCTGCGACATGGGAGCCCTCCCGAACGTCTACTCCGGCTACCAGAAGGTCACCGACGAGGCGACCCGAAAGAAGATGATGGAGATGTGGGGGGTCGACGATATCGCCGAGGGCAGGATCGGTTACACCGTCACCGAGATGGTCAACCTCCTCGCCGACAAACCCGGCGAGCTCAAGGCGATGTACGTCATGGGTGAGAACCCGATGCTCTCCGACCCGGACCTCCACCACGTCGAGGAGGGGCTCAGGAACCTCGAGTTCCTGGTCGTGCAGGATATCTTCATGACCGAGACCGCCGAACTTGCCGACGTCGTTCTGCCTGCGGCATGCTACGCCGAGAAGGACGGCACCCAGACGAACACCGAACGTCGAGTCCAGCGCTGGAAGAAGGCGCAGGACCCGCCGGGCGAGGCGAAGTCCGACTGGCAGATCATCTGCGAACTCGGGAGCAGGCTGGGCTATGAGAAGCAGTTTGCGTTCGAAAGTCCCGAAGCGGTCTTCGAGGAGGTCGCCGCCGTCACGCCGTCCTACCACGGCATATCCTATGCCCGCCTCGACCCGGACGGCCTGCACTGGCCCTGCCCGACCGAGGAGCACCCGGGAACGCCGATCCTCCACCGGGAGAAGTTCGCCATGCCCGACGGACTCGGCGTCTTTTCCCCCATCGAGTGGAAGCCGCCCGCCGAGGTGCCGGACGCCGAGTACCCCTACGTGCTCACGACCGGCCGGACACTCTGGCAGTGGCACACCGGCACCATGACCCGCCGGTCGTGGAGCCTCGAGAAGGAGGCGCCCATCGGCTGGATCGAGATCAACTCCGAGGATGCAAAAGAACTCGGGATCAAGGACGACGAGGTCGTCCGGGCGAGCACCCGCCGCGGATCCGTCGAGATCCCCGCACGGGTCACCCCGGAGATCATCAGGGGCGTCATGTTCATTCCGTTCCACTACAAGGAGCATCCGGCGAACAGACTGACCCACAACGCGCTCGACCCGATAGCGAAGATCCCCGAGTTCAAGGCCTGTGCTGTGAAGGTCGAAAAAATTGCGGAGGTGTGA
- a CDS encoding GntP family permease: METLIAFAAALVVITVASLRYRLPPFLTLVGTSVLFGFLAGMPAETLIAAITGGAGRIFSILGIVIFCGIGIAQVLRESGRVEEIVADIRGLVRRPLATAGAAGYLLSVPLMCGITSFVILAPILTHLRPDPQASKTLLYCAGVAGMISYVLLYPAPVVYSTVTTLGLFSGEPWTIDLVALPVSLLLLAGLLLALRGRTLPAAPAEEPAAGRHLRAWLPFLVIVLALAIGSLVPPLQALANINLALLAGLFAALATVPADVREKALARGTKNAGIIIFDLAGAGALGGVIAASTFPADVTALVMGYLPITILPFVIAALVQAAQGSRVVTAAVTGSILATIPAVAVIDPLALVLMVSAGAFMFSYVSDPFFWLLKRTTGDDFSAVVQNYTLPLSAAGLVTLAAALVIQAVP; the protein is encoded by the coding sequence ATGGAGACCCTCATCGCCTTCGCCGCCGCCCTCGTGGTGATCACCGTCGCGTCGCTCAGGTATCGCCTCCCCCCGTTCCTCACCCTGGTCGGGACATCCGTTCTCTTCGGCTTCCTCGCCGGCATGCCGGCGGAGACGCTTATTGCGGCGATCACGGGCGGTGCCGGCAGGATCTTCTCCATCCTCGGGATCGTCATCTTCTGCGGGATCGGCATCGCCCAGGTCCTCCGCGAGAGCGGCCGGGTAGAAGAGATCGTCGCCGACATCCGGGGCCTGGTGCGCCGCCCCCTCGCCACGGCGGGAGCGGCCGGCTACCTCCTCTCCGTCCCCCTGATGTGCGGCATCACCTCGTTCGTCATCCTCGCTCCCATCCTCACGCACCTGCGCCCCGACCCGCAGGCATCGAAAACCCTCCTCTACTGCGCCGGCGTCGCCGGGATGATATCCTACGTGCTCCTGTACCCCGCCCCGGTCGTCTACTCCACCGTAACGACCCTCGGCCTCTTCTCCGGTGAGCCATGGACTATCGACCTCGTCGCCCTCCCGGTCTCCCTCCTTCTCCTCGCCGGGCTTCTCCTCGCCCTGCGGGGGCGCACGCTGCCGGCGGCGCCGGCGGAGGAACCGGCAGCCGGCCGGCACCTGCGCGCCTGGCTGCCGTTCCTCGTCATCGTCCTCGCGCTCGCGATCGGGTCTCTGGTCCCCCCGCTCCAAGCCCTTGCGAACATCAACCTGGCGCTCCTCGCCGGGCTCTTTGCCGCCCTTGCCACCGTTCCCGCCGACGTCCGGGAGAAGGCCCTTGCCCGGGGGACGAAGAACGCCGGGATCATCATCTTCGACCTCGCCGGTGCCGGGGCGCTCGGCGGCGTCATCGCCGCAAGCACGTTCCCTGCAGATGTGACCGCGCTGGTCATGGGCTATCTCCCCATAACCATCCTCCCATTCGTCATCGCCGCCCTGGTGCAGGCGGCACAGGGCTCGAGGGTCGTCACCGCGGCCGTCACCGGCAGCATCCTCGCCACGATCCCGGCCGTTGCAGTGATCGACCCGCTCGCCCTGGTGCTCATGGTCTCCGCGGGGGCGTTCATGTTCTCCTACGTGAGCGATCCCTTCTTCTGGCTGCTCAAACGGACGACCGGGGACGACTTCTCCGCGGTCGTGCAAAACTACACCCTGCCGCTCTCGGCGGCGGGCCTCGTCACGCTCGCGGCGGCGCTGGTGATCCAGGCCGTGCCGTGA
- a CDS encoding DNA-methyltransferase: protein MAEEERAADGLAVNTIHTMDCIAGMQRLPAGIVDVIVTSPPYNIGKDYNSYDDKKPREDYLDWIGEVAAGAARVLADDGSFFLNIGGKPRDPWIPFDVVQRFRPHFELQNVIHWVKSIAIEKEDVGDYEKIAGDIAVGHYQPVNSARYLSQCHEHIFHFTKKGDVALDKLGVGVPYQDKSNIGRWKAAERDLRDRGNTWFIPYRTIRSSRPHPTSFPEKLPEMCIRLHGCRPGTLVLDPFMGIGSTALAAIALGADYIGFEIDPEYREIARIRIAEARREKEQS from the coding sequence GTGGCAGAAGAGGAGAGAGCGGCGGACGGTCTTGCCGTCAACACCATCCATACCATGGACTGCATAGCAGGCATGCAGCGCCTCCCGGCGGGCATTGTCGACGTTATCGTCACGTCGCCGCCCTACAACATCGGGAAGGATTACAACTCCTACGACGACAAAAAGCCCCGGGAAGACTACCTCGACTGGATCGGGGAGGTCGCCGCCGGAGCGGCGCGGGTCCTCGCCGACGACGGTTCGTTCTTCCTCAACATCGGCGGCAAACCCCGGGACCCCTGGATACCCTTCGACGTCGTCCAGCGGTTCCGCCCTCACTTCGAGCTGCAGAACGTCATCCACTGGGTCAAGTCGATCGCAATCGAAAAGGAGGACGTTGGAGATTACGAGAAGATCGCCGGCGATATCGCCGTCGGCCACTACCAGCCGGTGAACAGCGCCCGCTACCTGAGCCAGTGCCACGAGCACATCTTCCACTTCACGAAGAAGGGCGACGTGGCCCTCGACAAACTCGGCGTCGGCGTGCCCTACCAGGACAAGAGCAACATCGGCCGGTGGAAGGCGGCGGAGCGCGACCTCCGCGACCGGGGGAACACCTGGTTCATCCCCTACCGGACCATCCGCTCCTCCCGGCCCCATCCGACCAGTTTCCCGGAGAAACTCCCGGAGATGTGCATCCGGCTCCACGGCTGCCGGCCCGGGACGCTGGTTCTCGACCCTTTCATGGGCATCGGGAGCACGGCGCTTGCGGCGATCGCCCTCGGCGCGGACTACATCGGGTTTGAGATCGACCCGGAATACCGGGAGATCGCACGGATCCGGATCGCCGAAGCACGCCGCGAGAAAGAACAGAGCTGA
- a CDS encoding C45 family autoproteolytic acyltransferase/hydolase, whose product MKLLYLLIALALVVPATAVVLSSENAGAADTGPAQVAVFGNGTRYEAGSYHVVVLSGTYREMGRQYGALMKEELQAEYAMLRSHFTASGYTEEEVGEFARTATALQSKRMKEIRAGIAETSGLSTEEVDVLYEGPIVYLVTYGAKAGCSFVAVWGNYTPDGSVVLSRNYDLPDVFSVFYPYYTLAVYNPTDGSNGVATFGPAGARPETLMNSAGLFIADDNAADSGSTLEIAGRPDLVGEFFRLMLDYSDMEGLDAGIMTTRTNCAWIVNAAGPDRAYSYEETVYDIKRREGPGVIAAANHFVDPAWRLAAPPAEHSTTRYDNLLRLAEENRGSIDGEQMVAIRDVLLQDGGATFRHSTLEGMAYSSDHQVVFVPETRTLWMKVVDRDWQKVELGQLFSV is encoded by the coding sequence GTGAAACTACTCTACCTCCTTATTGCACTGGCGCTCGTGGTTCCCGCGACGGCGGTCGTCCTCTCTTCGGAGAATGCGGGGGCTGCCGACACCGGACCCGCGCAGGTTGCTGTGTTTGGCAACGGCACGCGTTATGAAGCAGGATCGTATCACGTCGTGGTCCTCTCCGGCACCTATCGGGAGATGGGGCGGCAGTACGGCGCCCTGATGAAGGAAGAACTCCAGGCCGAGTACGCGATGCTCCGCTCCCACTTCACGGCATCGGGGTATACCGAGGAAGAAGTCGGCGAGTTCGCCCGGACGGCAACGGCGCTTCAGTCGAAGCGGATGAAGGAGATCCGGGCAGGCATCGCGGAGACGTCCGGTCTTTCCACAGAAGAGGTCGATGTCCTCTATGAGGGACCGATCGTCTACCTGGTGACCTACGGCGCGAAGGCAGGGTGCTCTTTTGTGGCGGTATGGGGCAACTACACTCCGGACGGCTCGGTGGTCCTCTCCCGCAACTACGACCTGCCTGACGTCTTCTCGGTCTTCTACCCCTACTACACCCTCGCGGTCTACAACCCGACCGACGGGAGCAACGGTGTCGCGACCTTCGGCCCGGCAGGAGCACGCCCCGAGACCCTGATGAACAGCGCGGGGCTCTTCATCGCCGACGATAACGCGGCGGACTCCGGCAGCACCCTCGAGATCGCCGGCAGGCCTGACCTGGTCGGGGAGTTCTTCCGGCTGATGCTCGACTACTCCGACATGGAAGGGCTCGATGCCGGGATCATGACCACTCGCACGAACTGCGCATGGATCGTGAACGCGGCCGGACCTGATCGGGCCTACTCCTACGAGGAGACCGTCTACGATATCAAGCGCCGCGAGGGCCCGGGCGTGATCGCCGCTGCGAACCACTTCGTGGACCCGGCGTGGCGGCTTGCGGCGCCCCCGGCGGAGCACTCGACCACGCGATATGACAACCTGCTCCGCCTCGCCGAAGAGAACCGGGGATCGATCGACGGGGAGCAGATGGTTGCAATCCGCGATGTGCTGCTGCAGGACGGGGGCGCGACCTTCCGGCACAGCACGCTCGAAGGTATGGCATACTCCTCGGATCACCAGGTGGTCTTTGTCCCGGAGACCCGTACGCTCTGGATGAAGGTCGTGGACCGCGACTGGCAGAAGGTGGAACTCGGGCAGTTGTTCTCGGTGTGA
- a CDS encoding phosphoribosylformylglycinamidine synthase subunit PurQ, which translates to MARANNARALIMSGYGINSEMETQEALMRAGMASDIVHINDLIAGEKTLSDYRLMVFPGGFSYGDDTGAGNAYANRVRNNLWSDVKDFLAGDNLVLGICNGFQILANLGLIPAFDRDYPRDIALMPNIKGVLECRFVTLKPAAENLWTKGIAHLYCPVSHGEGNFSCSEETLKRIEREGMVAFRYCRDDLSPAGGEYPYNPNGSLADIAGITSADGKVLGLMPHPERALEFVNLYDWPTRKERLRREGRPLPTESMNMQFFRNIVAYFGE; encoded by the coding sequence ATGGCTCGCGCAAACAATGCCAGAGCCCTCATCATGAGCGGCTACGGGATCAACTCCGAGATGGAGACGCAGGAAGCCCTGATGCGGGCCGGCATGGCATCCGATATCGTCCACATCAACGACCTCATCGCAGGGGAGAAAACCCTCTCCGACTACCGGCTGATGGTCTTCCCCGGCGGATTCTCCTACGGCGACGATACCGGCGCCGGCAACGCCTACGCAAACCGCGTCCGGAACAACCTCTGGAGCGACGTAAAAGACTTCCTCGCGGGAGACAACCTCGTCCTCGGGATCTGCAACGGGTTCCAGATCCTCGCAAACCTCGGCCTGATCCCTGCGTTCGACCGGGACTATCCCCGTGACATCGCCCTGATGCCCAACATTAAGGGCGTGCTCGAGTGCCGGTTCGTCACGCTGAAGCCTGCGGCGGAGAACCTCTGGACGAAGGGCATCGCCCACCTCTACTGCCCTGTCTCCCATGGCGAAGGGAACTTCTCCTGTTCGGAGGAGACCTTAAAGCGGATCGAGCGGGAGGGGATGGTCGCGTTCCGGTACTGCCGCGACGACCTCTCCCCCGCGGGAGGGGAGTACCCGTACAACCCGAACGGATCGCTCGCGGACATCGCCGGGATAACGTCGGCGGACGGAAAGGTTCTCGGGCTGATGCCGCACCCCGAGCGGGCCCTGGAGTTCGTGAACCTCTACGACTGGCCGACCCGAAAAGAGCGTTTGAGGCGCGAGGGAAGACCGCTGCCCACCGAGTCGATGAACATGCAGTTCTTCCGCAACATCGTCGCGTACTTCGGGGAGTAA